The nucleotide window GTCGACAAGGCGGTCGCCCAACTCACCCCGCACGGCGGCGAGAAGGCCGCCATCGCCATCAAGACCACCGACAGCGTGCACAAGACGGCGCAGGTGAGCCAGGACAACTGGACCGTGGGAGGGATGGCCAAGGGCGCCGGCATGCTCGCCCCGGGCCTGGCCACCATGCTCGTGGTGCTGACCACCGACGCCGATCTGCCGTCGGCCGAGCTCGACGCGGCGCTGCGCGCGGCCACCCGCACCACCTTCGACCGGGTCGACTCCGACGGCTGCATGTCGACCAATGACACGGTGCTGCTGCTGGCCTCCGGCGCCTCCGGCACCGTGCCGGACACCGGCGACTTCGCCGAGGCGGTGCGCACCGTCTGCGCCGACCTCGCCCGGCAGCTGATCGGGGACGCCGAGGGCGCCAGCAAGGACATCCGGATCGAGGTCGTCGGCGCGGCCAGCGAGGACGACGCGGTGGAGGTCGGCCGCTCGATCGCCCGCAACAACCTCCTCAAGTGCGCCCTGCACGGCGAGGACCCCAACTGGGGCCGGGTGCTCTCGGCCATCGGCACCACGTCCGCCGTCTTCGAACCCGACCAGCTGAACGTCGCCATCAACGACATCTGGGTCTGCAAGAACGGCTCGGTGGGCGAGGACCGCGACCTGGTCGACATGCGCTACCGGGAGGTGCGGATCACCGCCGACCTCGCCGCCGGCACCGAGTCCGCGGTCATCTGGGCCAACGACCTCACCGCCGATTACGTCCACGAGAACAGCGCGTACGCGTCATGAGCGCGCACCCGAGGCTCCGGCGCGCGCTGTGTGCACAGTCCGCCCGGGGGTACCTCCCGCGCGAAGCGTGGGGGAGAAACGAGGCCGGACCGGCATGAGCACCCGCAAGCACACCGCACTTCCCAAGGCGCGCACCCTCATCGAGGCGCTGCCCTGGCTGACCCGGCACCACGGCAAGACCGTCGTCATCAAGTTCGGTGGCAACGCCATGATCGACGAGGAGCTCAAGCGCGCCTTCGCCCAGGACGTGGTCTTCCTGCGGCACGCCGGGCTGCGCCCCGTCGTCGTGCACGGCGGCGGCCCGCAGATCAGCGCCCAGCTCCAGCTGCTCGGTCTGGAGTCGGAGTTCAAGGGCGGCCTGCGGGTCACCACGCCCGAGGCGATGAACGTCGTACGGATGGTGCTGGCCGGTCAGGTGCAGCGGGAGCTGGTCGGGCTGCTCAACGAGCACGGCCCGCTCGCCGTCGGCATGACCGGCGAGGACGCCCATCTGATGGCGGCCACCAAGCACTACGCCGACATCGACGGGGAGCGGGTGGACATCGGCCGGGTCGGCGAGATCACCGCCATCGACCCCGGCGCGGTCCACGCGCTCCTGGACGACGGCCGGATCCCGGTCATCTCCTCCATCGCCCGCAGCAGCGACGAGGAGGACTCAGCTTCCGCGGCCGCAGGAGCCTCCGGGGCGTCCGGCATCTTCAACGTCAACGCCGACACCGCCGCGGCCGCACTCGCCGCGGCCCTCGGCGCCGAGACCCTGATGGTCCTCACCGACGTCGAGGGCCTCTACGAGGACTGGCCGAACAGCGACGAGGTGATCTCCCGCCTCACCGCCACGGAACTGGAGAAGCTGCTGCCCGACCTGGCCAGCGGCATGGTCCCCAAGATGCGCGGCTGTCTGCACGCCGTCCGCAACGGCGTGCACACCGCCCGGGTCATCGACGGGCGGGTCCAGCACGCGATCCTGCTGGAGATCTTCACCGACGAAGGAATCGGCACGATGGTCGTGCCGGACGCGAACACGATCGAGGGGGCGACATGAGCGAGGCGGCACACGGCCACGGTCCGGTGACCAACGCGGGCCTCACCGGGCGCTGGCAGGGCGCCATGATGGACAACTTCGGCACCCCCCGCGTCCCGCTCGTACGCGGCGAGGGCGCCAGGGTGTGGGACGCCGACGGCAAGGAGTACCTCGACTTCCTCGGCGGCATCGCGGTCAACTCCCTCGGCCATGCCCACCCCGCGGTGGTGCGCGCGGTCTCCGACCAGGTCGCCACGCTCGGCCATGTCTCCAACTTCTTCGTCAGCGAGCCCACCGTCGCCCTGGCCGAGCGGCTGCTCGCGCTGGCCGGGCGGCCCGGCCGGGTCTACTTCTCCAACTCCGGCGCCGAGGCCAACGAGGCCGCCTTCAAGATCGGCCGGCTGACCGGACGCACCCACATGGTCTCCACGGCCGGCGGATTCCACGGCCGCACCATGGGCGCCCTCGCGCTCACCGGCCAGCCCGGCAAGCAGGCCCCGTTCGCCCCGCTGCCCGGCGACGTCGACCACGTCCCGTACGGCGACACCGAGGCCCTCCGCGCCGCCGTCACCACCGACACCGCCTTCGTCATCCTGGAGCCCGTCCAGGGCGAGAACGGTGTCGTCGTGCCCCCGCCCGGCTATCTCCAGGCCGCCCGCGAGATCACCGCCGCCACCGGCACCCTGCTGGTCCTCGACGAGATCCAGACCGGCATCGGCCGGACCGGACACTGGCTGGAGTCCCGGGCCCAGGGCGTCGAGGCGGACATTGTCACCCTCGCCAAGGGCCTGGGCGGCGGCCTCCCCATCGGCGCCACCCTCGCCTTCGGCCCTGCCGCCGACCTGCTCACCCCCGGTTCGCACGGGTCGACGTTCAGCGGCAACCCGGTCGTCTGTGCCGGCGCCCTGGCCGTCCTGGACACCATCGAGAAGGACGGCATCCTCGACCACGTCAAGCGCGTCGGCGAGCGGCTGCGCGAGGGGACCGAGGCCCTGGGGCACCCCTTGGTCGGGCAGGTCCGCGGTGCGGGGCTGCTCCTGGGTATCGTCTTGACGGAGTCGCTCGCGCCGCAGGTGCAGCAGGCGGCTCAGGACGCGGGCCTCCTGGTGAACGCGGTCGCGCCGGACGTCGTCCGGCTCGCCCCGCCGCTGATCGTCTCCGACGACGAAGCGGATGAGTTCCTCCGGAAGCTGCCCGCCGTCCTCAACACGGCCCGCCAAGGGGCCGACGGGGAACGACGAGCCGGAGACTGACGACAACGATGACCGAGCCGCAGGACAACGAGTCGCTCAACGGCGGCCAGGCCGTACCGCAGACCCGCACCGCCCGCCACCGCCGGATCGTGGACATCCTCAACCGGCTGCCGGTCCGCTCCCAGAGCCAGCTCGCCAAGCTGCTCGCCGACGACGGCCTGTCCGTCACCCAGGCGACGCTCTCGCGCGACCTGGACGAGCTGGGCGCGGTGAAGATCCGCAACACCGGTGGTGAGCTGATCTACGCGGTGCCCAGCGAGGGCGGCGACCGCAAGCCGCGGGCGCCGCTGGGCGAGTCGGCCAAGGAGGAGCGGATGCGCCGCCTCTCCGGCGAACTCCTCATCTCCGCCGAGGCCTCCGCCAACCTCGTTGTCCTGCGCACCCCGCCGGGCGCCGCCCAGTTCCTGGCCTCGGCCATCGACCAGGCCGAGCTGCACGACATCCTCGGCACCATCGCCGGCGACGACACCCTGATGCTCATCAGCCGCGACCCGGCGGGCGGCCAGGCCCTCGCCGACCATCTGCTGCGGCTGGCGCAGAAGGCGCACTGAGGCTGCCCCGCGACGCTCCCCGGCGCCCTTCGTCACCACCCGGAGTGCCCCGCCCCGCCGCGGTCGGCGGCCGTGCGTGCAATCCACCCGAGCCACCCGCTGCCTGCCGAACCTCATACGGCAGGATGGCAGTTCGCGCCGGGACGTCCACGGATGTCCCGGCGCCTTCGCAGCCCTAGAGACAAGCAGGTGGCATGGTGACGAGACATCACATCGGGTTCATAGCAGGGCCGCTCCTTCCGGTCGCGGGAGGAGCCGGCCGGTGAACCGCGCTGTGACACTGCACGACCTGATCGTGGCCGGAGCGGCGCTGGCCGCCGGCATCGTGGCCGGACTGCTGCTGCGCGTTGTCCTGCGGTGGCTGGGCAAACACGCGCTGCGCACCCGGTGGAGCGGGGACGATGTCCTCGTCGACGCCCTGCGGGCCGTGGTGCCCTGGGGCGCGGTCGCCGGCGGGCTGGCGGCGGCGACCGCCGCCCTGCCGCTGACACCGGTGATCGGACACACCGTCAACCGGACGCTGACCGTGCTGCTCATCCTGGTCGTCACGCTCACCGCGGCCCGGGTGATCACCGGGCTGGTGAAGTCCCTTGCGCAGTCCCGCTCCGGGGTGGCCGGCTCGGCGACCATCTTCGCCAACATCACCCGCATCATCGTCCTGGCGATGGGTTTCCTCGTCGTCCTGCAGACCCTGGGCATCTCCATCGCCCCGCTGCTGACCGCGCTCGGCGTGGGCGGCCTCGCGGTCGCCCTGGCACTCCAGGACACCCTCGCCAACCTCTTCGCGGGCGTGCACATCCTCGCCTCCAAGACGGTGCAGCCCGGCGACTACATCCGGCTCAGCAGCGGGGAGGAGGGCTATGTCGTCGACGTCAACTGGCGCAACACCGTGGTGCGTCAGCTCTCCAACAACCTGGTGATCATCTCCAACGCCCAGCTGGCCGGCACCAACATGACCAACTTCACCCGTCCGGAACAGAAGTTGACGATCCTGGTGCAGGTGGGGGTCGGCTACGACAGCGACCTCGACCACGTCGAGCGGGTCACCACCGAGGTCGTCGAGTGCGTGATGAAGGACGTCAACGGCGGCGACCCCGACCACGAAGCGGCCGTCCGCTTCCACACCTTCGGTGACTCCCGCATCGGCTTCACGGTGATCCTGGGCGTCGGCGAGTTCAGCGACCAGTACCGCATCAAGCACGAGTTCATCAAGCGCCTGCACCGTCGCTACCGGGACGAGGGCATCCGGATCCCCTCCCCGGCACGGACCGTGGCCCTGCAGAAGCCGGAGGAGATCGCGATTCCGCACCAGCGCGATCTGTCGGACACGGTGCCGTAGGCGGGCAGGCGGGCAGGCGGGTAGCCGGGTAGCCGGGTAGGCCGACCGGGGCCGGCCGCCGCCCGGCCGGGCCCGCCGCGGCCCCGGCCGGGCTCCCGCACGCACCGGAGCGGACACCGCACACGGCAAAGGCCGCTCCCGATCTTCGGAAGCGGCCTTTGACCTGCAAAAACACCGTCGGGACGACAGGATTTGAACCTGCGACCCCTTGACCCCCAGTCAAGTGCGCTACCAAGCTGCGCCACGTCCCGGTGCCCGTACCGGCCGGAAGATGCCCGGCCGGGGTGTGCAGAAGAAAAATACCCTGTCCCGGGCCATGAATCCAAAGCGGGGCCCACAGGTGGTGCGTCCCGGCCTCCGGGCGGGGGGCTTGAGCCCGTGGTTCGATGAGGTATGGGTGAAATATCCCCGAAGGACGTCCTCCGGGTGCGCCGGGTGTACGAGACGCCGGAGCCGGCGGACGGGGCGCGGGTGCTGATCGACCGGCTCTGGCCGCGCGGGCTGTCCAAGGCGGACGCGCAGCTCACCGAGTGGTGCAAGGACGTGGCGCCCTCGACCGAGCTGCGGCGCTGGTACGGCCATCGGGGGGAGCGGTTCGAGCGTTTCGCCGAGCGCTATCGCGCGGAGCTGGCGCAGGAGGGCGCCCAGGAGGCGCTGGAGCGACTGCGGGGGCTCGCCGCCGAGGGGCCGCTGACGCTGCTGACGGCCACGAAGGATGCCTCCTCCAGTCATGCGGCAGTGCTCGCCGAGGTGCTCCAGGAGGACCTCTGAAATCTATCTAAGGCCTCGCGCCACACCGTCGACACGCCGCTGACCTGCAAGTTCTCCGATGCGTTGACGAAACATACGGTGGAGTGCATACTTATACCCATCAGCGTATGCACCGTAAGGAGAAACCCGTGACCGAGCGCGTCGTACTCGCCTACTCGGGCGGCCTGGACACCTCCGTCTGTATCGGCTGGATCGCCGAGGAGACGGGCGCCGAGGTCATCGCCGTTGCCGTGGACGTCGGCCAGGGCGGCGAGGACCTGGACGTCATCCGCAAGCGTGCGCTTGCCTGCGGCGCGGTCGAGGCCGAGGTCGCGGATGCCAAGGACGAATTCGCCGACGAGTACTGCCTCCCGGCGATCAAGGCCAATGCCCTGTACATGGACCGCTACCCGCTGGTCTCCGCGCTCTCCCGGCCGACCATCGTCAAGCACCTGGTCGCCGCCGCCAAGAAGCACGGCGCCACCACCGTCGCCCACGGCTGCACCGGCAAGGGCAACGACCAGGTCCGCTTCGAGGCCGGTATCTCCTCCCTCGCCCCCGACCTGAAGTGCATCGCCCCGGTCCGTGACTACGCGATGACCCGGGACAAGGCGATCGCCTTCTGCGAGGAGAAGAACCTCCCGATCGCGACCACCAAGAAGTCGCCGTACTCCATCGACCAGAACGTCTTCGGGCGGGCCGTGGAGACCGGCTTCCTGGAGGACATCTGGAACGCGCCGATCGAGGACGTGTACGAGTACACGGAGAACCCCGCCACCCAGCGGGAGGCCGACGAGGTCATCATCTCCTTCAAGGAGGGTGTCCCGGTCGCCATCGACGGCAAGCCCGTCACCGTCCTCCAGGCCATCCAGCAGCTCAACGAGCGGGCCGGCGCCCAGGGCATCGGCCGGATCGACATGGTCGAGGACCGGCTGGTCGGCATCAAGTCCCGCGAGGTGTACGAGGCGCCCGGCGCCATCGCGCTGATCACCGCGCACCAGGAGCTGGAGAGCGTCACCGTCGAGCGCGAACTGGCCCGCTACAAGCGGCAGGTCGAGCAGCGCTGGGGCGAGCTGGTCTACGACGGCCTGTGGTTCTCCCCGCTCAAGCGCGCCCTGGACGGCTTCATCAACGAGGCCAACCAGCAGGTCAGCGGCGACATCCGGATGACTCTGCACGGCGGCCGCGCGGTCGTCACCGGCCGGAAGTCCGACAAGTCGCTCTATGACTTCAACCTGGCGACGTACGACACCGGCGACACCTTCGACCAGTCGCTGTCGAAGGGCTTCATCGAGCTCTTCGGAATGTCGAGCAAGATTGCGGCCAAGCGCGACCTGGCCTGATCCCGCCTCGTTACCTTCGTACAAGCGCCGCCCCCCTGCCCTCGCGGTGGGGTGGGGGTCCCCCCTGGTCCTCAAGACCTTGGGGGAGGCGGCACAGGGGGCCCGGGTTGTGTCCCGGAATGCCCGTCACAGCAGCCTTGAGGAGCAGCAGTGAGCAGCAACAGCGGTGACGTCCGGCTCTGGGGCGGCCGTTTCGCCGACGGACCCGCCGAGGCCCTGGCCCAGCTGTCGGCGTCGGTCCACTTCGACTGGCGGCTGGCCCCGTACGACATCGCCGGCTCCCGCGCGCACGCCCGTGCGCTCCACACGGCGGGCCTGCTCACCGAGGACGAGCTGACCCGGATGCTCGCCGGGCTCGACCGGCTCGAAGCCGATGTCGCCGACGGCTCGTTCACCGGCACCGTCGCCGATGAGGACGTCCACTCCGCCCTGGAGCGGGGTCTGCTGGAGCGGCTCGGCCCGGACCTCGGCGGCAAGCTGCGGGCCGGCCGGTCGCGCAACGACCAGGTCGCCACGCTCTTCCGGATGTACCTGCGCGACCACGCCCGGATCATCGGCGGGCTGCTCGCCGACCTCCAGGAGGCGCTGATCGGCCTTGCCGAGGCCCACCCGGACGTCGCGATGCCGGGCCGCACCCACCTTCAGCACGCCCAGCCGGTGCTCTTCGCCCACCACGTCCTGGCGCATGTGCAGTCGCTGTCGCGGGACGCGGAGCGGCTGCGGCAGTGGGACGACCGCACCGCCGTCTCCCCGTACGGCTCGGGCGCGCTGGCCGGATCCTCGCTCGGCCTCGACCCGGAGGCGGTCGCCGCCGACCTCGGCTTCGAGCACGGCTCGGCCGGCAACTCCATCGACGGCACGGCCTCGCGTGACTTCGTCGCCGAATTCGCCTTCATCACGGCGATGGCCGGGGTCAACCTCTCGCGGATCGCGGAGGAGATCATCCTCTGGAACACGAAGGAGTTCTCCTTCGTGACCCTGCACGACGCCTTCTCGACCGGCTCGTCGATCATGCCGCAGAAGAAGAACCCGGACATCGCGGAGCTGGCGCGGGGCAAGTCCGGCCGCCTCATCGGCAATCTGACCGGGCTGCTGGCCACGCTCAAGGCGCTGCCGCTCGCGTACAACCGCGACCTCCAGGAGGACAAGGAGCCGGTCTTCGACTCCTGCGACCAACTGGAGGTGCTGCTCCCGGCGTTCACCGGCATGATGGCGACCCTGACGGTCAACCGTGAGCGCATGGAGGAGCTGGCCCCGGCCGGTTTCTCGCTGGCCACCGACATCGCGGAGTGGCTGGTCAAGCAGGGCGTGCCGTTCCGGGTGGCGCACGAGGTCGCGGGGGAGTGCGTCAAGGAGTGCGAGGCGCACGGCATCGAGCTGGACCAGCTCACCGATGAGCAGTTCGCGAAGATCTCGCCGCATCTGACCCCGGAGGTGCGCGGTGTGCTGAACGTCCAGGGTGCGCTTGCCGCACGCAGCGGCCGCGGCGGCACCGCTCCCTCGGCGGTGGCGGTCCAGCTCGCCGAGGTGCGGGCCGATCTGGTCGGGCAGCAGGAGTGGGCGGCGGCCAAGCGGCCCCTGAAGCGGTCCTAGCCCTCCGAGGCGTACGACGGCGGCCCGCCCCCGGGAGAGACCGGGGGCGGGCCGCCGTCGTTGCCGCGGGGGAGTGGGGGCCACCCCCCCCCGTCGGTGCGGGACCACGGCAGGGAAGGCGAGGGCGTGAGACAGTGTGAGACATCAGTGTCTCATTCGGGTACTGTATGTCTCATGGCTGTGGATCGGGAGCAGGTACTCAAGGAGGCCGCCGCGTTGCTCACGCGGCGGGCGACGACCTCGATGGACGAGATCGCCCGCGCGGCGGGCATCAGCAGGGCGACCCTGCACCGGCACTTCGCCGGGCGTGACGCGCTGATCAAGGCGCTGGAGGAGCAGGGGATAGCGCAGTTCGCGCAGGCCATCGACCGGGCCCGGCTGGCCGAGGGGGACGCGGCCGACGCGCTGCGCCGGCTGATCGAGGCGGCCGAACCGGTCGCTGCCGTACTCGCCTTCCTCTTCACCGAGAACCAGCTCTTCGAGGACGGCGAGATCAACGCCGGCTGGGCAGAGCTCGACGCCCGGATCACCGCCCTCTTCCGGCGCGGCCAGGCAGAGGGCGACTTCCGGATCGAGCTGAGCGCCGCCTGGCTCACCGAGGCGCTCTACGGACTGATCGGCGCCGGCGCCTGGGCCGTCCACGAAGGACGGGTCGCCCGCAACGACCTCAACCACTCGATCGCCGAGCTGCTGCTCGGCGGCATCCGACGGAGCATGGAGAAATGACCGAGACCATAGCGTCAGGACCGGCCGGTTCGGCCCATGTGGACGACCAGCCCCGGCCGGGCCGCTGGCTCGCACTGGCCGTCCTCGTCCTCGCCGTTCTGCTGGTCGGCGTCGATGCCACGGTTCTCGGCCTCGCCACTCCCTTCCTGAGCGAAGACCTGCGCCCCTCGGGCACCCAGCTGCTGTGGATCGGTGACATCTACTCCTTCGTCATCGCCGGTCTGCTGGTGTCCATGGGCAGCCTCGGCGACCGCGTCGGCCGCAAGAAACTGCTGCTGATCGGCTCCGTCGGCTTCGGCGCGATGTCGGTGCTCGCCGCGTACGCCTCCAGCCCGGAAATGATGATCGCCGCGCGTGCCCTCCAGGGCGTGGCCGGTGCGACGCTGATGCCCGCCACCCTCGCGCTGATCCGCAACCTCTTCCACGACCCCAGAGAACGCAGCCTCGCCATCGGCATCTGGGGCGCGATGGCCTCGGCCGGCATGGCCGTCGGGCCGGTCCTCGGCGGCTTTCTGCTGGGGCACTTCTGGTGGGGCTCGGTCTTCCTGATCAACCTGCCGGTGATGGCGCTGCTGGTCGCCGTCGGCGCCAAGGTCATCCCGGAGTCGCGCAATCCGGACCCCGGGCCCTGGGACATCCCCAGCGTCGGGCTCTCCCTCGTCGGCATCGTCGCCGTCGTCTACGCCGTCAAGGAAGCGGCGGTGGAGGGCTACCGCTGGGACATCGCCCTCGCGGCCGTCCTCGGTGTGCTCGCGCTGGTCTGGTTCGTCCGCCGGCAGCTCACCCTGCCCTCGCCGCTGCTGAACATGAAGCTCTTCGCCCACCGCGGCTTCTCCGGGGCGGTGCTGGCGGATCTGCTGACCATCCTCGGGCTGTCCGGACTGGTCTTCTTCCTCTCCCAGTTCCTCCAGATGGTGCAGCAGCGCTCGCCGCTGAACGCCGGGCTGGTCGAACTCCCGGCCGCGGTCGGCGCGGTGGGCGCGGGCCTGGCGGCCGGCTGGGTCGCCCGGAAGCTGTCCGTACGGATCGTGGTGGCCGGCGGTCTCGCGGTGGTCGGGCTGTCGCTGGTCGGCTGCACCACCCTGCACGCCGACACCGGTACCGCGGCGCTGTGCTTCATCCTCTTCATCGTCGGGGTCGGCGCCGGTTTCTCGTTCACCGTCACCGCCGATGTGATCCTCTCCAATGTGCCCAAGGAGGAGGCGGGCGCCGCCTCCGCGGTCTCCGAGACGGCCTACGAACTCGGCGCGGCCCTCGGCATCGCCCTGCTCGGCTCCATCGTCACCAGCATCTACCGGGGATTCCCGACACCCGGCGGGGTGTCCGAGCCCGCCGCCGATGCCGCCCGGGAGTCGCTCGGCGGCGCCGTCGTGATCGCCGGCCAACTCCCCGGCGGACAGGGCGGGGCGCTGCTGAAGGCCGCTCAGGACTCCTTCGTGAACGGCGTGGACGTCGCGGCCGGGGTGGGCGCGGCGGTCCTGCTGGCCGCCTCGGGAGCCGCCTGGTTCCTGCTCCGCGGCCAGGAGCTGGGCAGCAGCCAGGCCGGGGCCGACACCGCGGCCTTCGCCACGGCCGGGCAGGAGCCCCAGCGGCCCGGCCCGGCCGAGCGCCCGTAACACCCGTCTCGCCGAACGGCCGATCCGCCGGACGGCGGGCACACACCGCGCCCCAGGGCGTGTCCCGTGGATCAGGTGCCACGCACCCTGCATGATCCACGGGACACGCCCTGGGGGCGACTGTCCCCCGCCCGTTCACGCCCGGTACGCGTCGTGGTGACCGGCCGTCCCGAGCGGCTTGCTTGACTCTCCCGTCGTCCCCTCACGGACGGCCCGCTCAGGAGAGTGACGCAGTGCGCGACATCGGACGACGCTCCTTCTTCACCGCCGCGGGGGCTCTGGCCACCGCGAGCGCCATCGGCAGCAACGCCTACGCCACCGGCCACGCCCGCGACGCGGCCACGGCCGACGAGTACGTAGACGTCCAACTCCTCAACATCACCGACCTGCACGGCTATCTGCAGGGCGCCCCGGGCGCCCACTCGATCATCACCGGAGCCGGCGGGAAGACCTACACCGTCGGGGGCGTCGCCTCCATGGCCGCCCACCTGGAGCGGCTGCGCGACGGCCGCCGCAACTCCCTCTTCTTCGCCCCCGGCGACCTGTTCTCCGGCTGGGAGTTCGACGCCGCCTCCTTCGCCGACGAGCCCACCATCGAGGCCCTCAACGCCATGGGCCTGGACTTCGCCTCGGCCGGCAACCACGAGTTCGACAAGTCCGCGACCTACCTCACCTCGCACATGGAGGACGGCGACAGCTACCCGGTCACCGGCCGCGACGACGACTTCAAGGACTCCACCGGCCACCGCTTCCGTGGCGCCGAGTTCCCCTACTACAGCGCCAACATGGTCTGGCACTCCAACGGCGAACTGGTGCTGCCGCCGTACAACATCGTGCAGGTGGACGCCGGCGGCGGCCGCCGGCTGCCGGTCGGCTTCATCCATCTGACCGCCATCGGCACCGAGTCCTTCCCCGGCTCCTACCAGCCGGGCCTGCGCACCCTGGACGAGCTGGAGACCGCCAACCGCTGCGCCGCGGAACTCAAGAAACGCGGCGTCAACGCGATCGTGCTCAGCATGCACGACGGCGCGGTGGCCGGCAGCGACTTCTCCAGCGGCAAGAACCCCTCGGGGCCCGCCTACGAACTCGCGCTGCGCGCCTCCCCGGACATCGACGCCATCGTCACCGGCCACTGGCACTGCGCCTTCACCATGATGCTGCCCGACCCCAACGGCGACCCCCGGCCGTTCGTCGAGGCCGGCTGCTACGGCCAGCTCATCAACGAGATCAATCTGCGGCTGGACCCCGCCACCGGCTCGGTGGTCCGCGAGCTGACCACCTCCGTCAACCACCCCAACACCCGCGATGTGACGCCGGACCCCGAGCTGCGGTCGATCGCCGGCTACTGGGCGGACTACGGCAGCCGGCGCGCCCGCAGCAGCCTGGGCACCCAGACGGCCTCCTTCACCCGGCGGCGCGACGCCGCGGGGGAGAGCACCATGGGCAACCTCGTGGCCGACTGGGCCCTGTGGGCGGGCCGCCAGGAGCACGGCCCGATGGACGACCCCGCGGAGCACCCCAACACCCCCGCCGACCTCGCCGTCATCGCGGTCGCACCGCGCGTCGGCCAGGCCGTGATCGCCGGCGATCTGATCCGTGACGAGGCGTCGGGCGGCACCGTCACCTTCGCGCAGGCCTGGAACTCCGTCGGCTTCGGCGACCCGATCATGACCGTCACGGTCACCGGCCGGCAGATCCACGACGCGCTGGAGGAACAGTGGGCGCCGACCGCCGGCGGCGGCCTCGGCTACTCGCCGCTGGCCGTCTCCGCCAATGTCCGCTACACCTTCGATGCCGCGGGGCCGGTCGGCCGGCGGATCGACCCGTCCGATGTCTTCATCGACGGCACCGCCCTCAACCTCACCCGCCGCTACCGCCTCGCCGCCCCCTCCTACACCCTGATCAACCAGGACGGCTTCAGCGCCTTCACCGGATTCACCGCACCGGTCCGCCACACCCGTGACTTCGAGAGCTTCGTCTCCTTCGTCCGGGCCAAGAAACAGCTGTCTCCCGCACCGTTGAACCGGGTGTCGGTCAAGAACGCGGGGGTGCCCGGCGCCCGCACCGGCACCGTCGCCCGTCACCAGCAGCTGCTCCAGGCCGACGGCAGCCTGGTCCCGCGGCCCGAGGCGG belongs to Streptomyces sp. NBC_01454 and includes:
- a CDS encoding TetR/AcrR family transcriptional regulator; this encodes MAVDREQVLKEAAALLTRRATTSMDEIARAAGISRATLHRHFAGRDALIKALEEQGIAQFAQAIDRARLAEGDAADALRRLIEAAEPVAAVLAFLFTENQLFEDGEINAGWAELDARITALFRRGQAEGDFRIELSAAWLTEALYGLIGAGAWAVHEGRVARNDLNHSIAELLLGGIRRSMEK
- the argH gene encoding argininosuccinate lyase — translated: MSSNSGDVRLWGGRFADGPAEALAQLSASVHFDWRLAPYDIAGSRAHARALHTAGLLTEDELTRMLAGLDRLEADVADGSFTGTVADEDVHSALERGLLERLGPDLGGKLRAGRSRNDQVATLFRMYLRDHARIIGGLLADLQEALIGLAEAHPDVAMPGRTHLQHAQPVLFAHHVLAHVQSLSRDAERLRQWDDRTAVSPYGSGALAGSSLGLDPEAVAADLGFEHGSAGNSIDGTASRDFVAEFAFITAMAGVNLSRIAEEIILWNTKEFSFVTLHDAFSTGSSIMPQKKNPDIAELARGKSGRLIGNLTGLLATLKALPLAYNRDLQEDKEPVFDSCDQLEVLLPAFTGMMATLTVNRERMEELAPAGFSLATDIAEWLVKQGVPFRVAHEVAGECVKECEAHGIELDQLTDEQFAKISPHLTPEVRGVLNVQGALAARSGRGGTAPSAVAVQLAEVRADLVGQQEWAAAKRPLKRS
- a CDS encoding bifunctional metallophosphatase/5'-nucleotidase produces the protein MRDIGRRSFFTAAGALATASAIGSNAYATGHARDAATADEYVDVQLLNITDLHGYLQGAPGAHSIITGAGGKTYTVGGVASMAAHLERLRDGRRNSLFFAPGDLFSGWEFDAASFADEPTIEALNAMGLDFASAGNHEFDKSATYLTSHMEDGDSYPVTGRDDDFKDSTGHRFRGAEFPYYSANMVWHSNGELVLPPYNIVQVDAGGGRRLPVGFIHLTAIGTESFPGSYQPGLRTLDELETANRCAAELKKRGVNAIVLSMHDGAVAGSDFSSGKNPSGPAYELALRASPDIDAIVTGHWHCAFTMMLPDPNGDPRPFVEAGCYGQLINEINLRLDPATGSVVRELTTSVNHPNTRDVTPDPELRSIAGYWADYGSRRARSSLGTQTASFTRRRDAAGESTMGNLVADWALWAGRQEHGPMDDPAEHPNTPADLAVIAVAPRVGQAVIAGDLIRDEASGGTVTFAQAWNSVGFGDPIMTVTVTGRQIHDALEEQWAPTAGGGLGYSPLAVSANVRYTFDAAGPVGRRIDPSDVFIDGTALNLTRRYRLAAPSYTLINQDGFSAFTGFTAPVRHTRDFESFVSFVRAKKQLSPAPLNRVSVKNAGVPGARTGTVARHQQLLQADGSLVPRPEAALRTARPGSGEGRRGPGGFRVPC
- a CDS encoding MFS transporter is translated as MTETIASGPAGSAHVDDQPRPGRWLALAVLVLAVLLVGVDATVLGLATPFLSEDLRPSGTQLLWIGDIYSFVIAGLLVSMGSLGDRVGRKKLLLIGSVGFGAMSVLAAYASSPEMMIAARALQGVAGATLMPATLALIRNLFHDPRERSLAIGIWGAMASAGMAVGPVLGGFLLGHFWWGSVFLINLPVMALLVAVGAKVIPESRNPDPGPWDIPSVGLSLVGIVAVVYAVKEAAVEGYRWDIALAAVLGVLALVWFVRRQLTLPSPLLNMKLFAHRGFSGAVLADLLTILGLSGLVFFLSQFLQMVQQRSPLNAGLVELPAAVGAVGAGLAAGWVARKLSVRIVVAGGLAVVGLSLVGCTTLHADTGTAALCFILFIVGVGAGFSFTVTADVILSNVPKEEAGAASAVSETAYELGAALGIALLGSIVTSIYRGFPTPGGVSEPAADAARESLGGAVVIAGQLPGGQGGALLKAAQDSFVNGVDVAAGVGAAVLLAASGAAWFLLRGQELGSSQAGADTAAFATAGQEPQRPGPAERP